CCGCCGACCCCGCGGCCCTCCGCTCGCTGGGGCGGGCGGAGGCGCTCGCCGGGAGGGCCGCCGATGCGGAGGCGGCGCTGCGCGAGGCCGTCCGGCTGGACCCGGACTTCGTGGGGGCGCGGCTGGAGCTGGGACGCCTCCTGCTGGAGACCGCGCGCCCGGCGGAGGCCGCGGACGAGGCCCGGGCGGCGCTGGAGATCCTCCCCACCTACCCGGAGGCCCAGCTCCTCCTGGCCCGGGCGGAGTGGCGCTCCGGGCGCAGCCGCGACGCGGTGGCGGCGCTGGTGGAGCTGCTCGCCGACGACCCGTACCACTTCGACGCGCTGATCCTGCTGGGGCGCGTGCTGCTGGACGAGGGACGCCGCGACGACGCGCGCCAGGCTTTCCGCCGGGTCCTCCGCTTCGACCCGCGCCACGCGGCCGCCTCCTTCTACCTGGGCGTCGTGGCGGGCGAGGAGCGGCGCTTCCGCGACGCCATCGACCACTGGCGCGACACCATCGACGCCGACCCGGAGGGGGAGCTCGCCGCCCGCGCGCGGGAGAACGTCTCCACGGCGCTGGAGTTCGCCCGCATCTTCCGCACGGGCGACGCCGCCCTCCAGCCGGCCTGACGACGGATGGCGATCGAGGGACCGATCCGCGAGCTGGCGCTCAGCGACGTCTTCCAGCTCCTGGACCTGTCGCGCAAGACCGGCCTCCTGTCCATCACCAGCGAGGGCGGGGGGCGCAAGGCCGTGGTGCGCTTCGAGCGCGGGGCCGTGGTCGGCGCGGAGCTGGCGGGGAGCACGGGGCGCATCGCGCGCCTCCTCCTCATGGCCGGCAAGGTCACGGAGGCGGAGGTGGAGCGCGCGGTGCAGCTCCAGCGGGAGCGCCCGGGGCGGCGGATCGGGCTGGTACTGGTGGAGATGGGCGCCGTTTCCGAGGCGGACCTGCGCCGGCAGCTCCGCTTCCAGATCGAGGAGATCGTCTTCGACCTGATCCAGTGGAAGGACGGGTACTTCCGCTTCGAGGAGGCCCCGCCGCCGTCGGACGCCGCGGTCCCGGTGCGCGT
The Longimicrobiaceae bacterium genome window above contains:
- a CDS encoding tetratricopeptide repeat protein, which produces ADPAALRSLGRAEALAGRAADAEAALREAVRLDPDFVGARLELGRLLLETARPAEAADEARAALEILPTYPEAQLLLARAEWRSGRSRDAVAALVELLADDPYHFDALILLGRVLLDEGRRDDARQAFRRVLRFDPRHAAASFYLGVVAGEERRFRDAIDHWRDTIDADPEGELAARARENVSTALEFARIFRTGDAALQPA